The Psychroflexus sp. ALD_RP9 region AAGCACCTCAAGAAGAAGGTCTTTCAGGTAACTACAAATTATTCCTTAGAAGTATCAATAATACTATAACTAATAATATTAATCTAGCTTATAAAAAAGACAACTGGTTTGCGAAATTAAAAGGGACATTAACAGACTATGGTGATTATAATCTACCAACCGATACTATTAATTACTTGAGTGTCAATATGCCTGTTGAAAATAGAAGATTAAAAAATACAGCTGGAAAAGAACGTAACATAATGTTTACAGGAGGCTTTGTATCTGATAAATTTAATAGTTCTATTTCGTTGAGTCGAAACTATTTTAAGGCTGGTTTTTTTCCAGGTGCGCATGGAGTTCCAAGCGTTACAAGAGTTATTGATGATGGTGACAGACGAAATATAGAATTACCATTTCAAAACTCAACCCACTTTAAGATTACCAATCAAAACACATGGATTTTTAAAAATGCAAACTTAAAACTAAACCTAAGCTATCAAAATAATCTGAGACAAGAATGGAGTGATTTTAATACGCATTATTCAAGTCAAGAGCCACCAGAAACCGACGCAGATTCAGAGTTAGAGTTTGATTTAAATACTTACGAAATAAATCTTGAGCATAATTATTTCCATTCAAAAAAGCACAATCTCACCACAGGAATTCAATTGCAGTCTCAAAAAAATGCTATTAAAGGTTTTAATTTTTTGCTCCCTAATTACGATCGCCAGATGTTAGGCGTTTTTGCTATACACTCTATACAACTCAATAAGAAATTATCAATTGATTATGGCGCAAGACTTGATTTAGCAAAACTTAATACTGAAGCTTTTTTTGACCAAAGATTGTTTAATTATCTACTTCTTAGAAATAATAGTGAAGAGGTTGCTATCGAAAATGCCCAAAGAAGCCAAAACATCAACCGTGATTTTGAGAATTTTAATTTCAACTTCAGTAGTAATTACAAACTCAATAGTAAATTCAATTTTGAACTTAATTTAGGAACAAATTTTAGATTACCTACAGCCATTGAATTATCTTCGAATGGTATACATCATGGATCATTTCGTCATGAACGTGGAAATCCAGAGTTAAGTCCAGAAAAAGGATATATTATAGATGGTTCTGCAAATTTTAAAAATGACGAACTTAACATTAGCTTTAGCCCATACCTCTATTATTTTACCAATTACATTTACTTAAATCCAAGTGGAATTTTTTCAAAATTGCCTCATGGTGGTCAAATTAACCAATACACAGAATCTAAGGCTTTATTAACTGGTTTTGAAATCTACTATAACCACCAAATCACCAATCGTTTTAGTAGTAGTATTAGCCTCGAGTATTTGTGGAATACACAATTAAGAGACGAAACTGAAGGTAATTTTGCATTACCATTTTCACCACCTAATAATGCTCTAATTAAACTCAACTACGATTTTAAAAACTATAAATCTTTTAAAAACACAAATTTGTCATTTATAACAGAGATTGCAGCTGCTCAAAATAGAACTGCACAAAATGAAGAAGCAACGCCTGGCTACGAAATTTTTGGACTCAATTTAGCTTCACAGCTCCAATTAAAAAACTTTACAGCAAACATTAACTTGAGGGTAATGAATATGTTTGACACCAAGTATTTTAACCATACCAATTTTTATCGGGCACTTGAAATTCCTGAGATGGGAAGAAATATTCAATTAATGCTAAGTATTCCATTTTAATAATGAGATTGTTTAAATTACATATTAGCTTTTTTCTAGCTGGCTTAATGCTAATTTTAATTAGCTCAAGTTTATCTCATTTATTAATTTTCAAACATGAGTTTAAGCCAAACGCCTCTACTGAAAACTCCTATACAGAGCAAGGAATTAACCACTACTGTAGTCATTTTGTTTACAATGCATTATCTAATATTCAAATTAATAAATTAAAGCTTCAAAATGATATTAATTATATATTGAAGCCAATATACTTTAAAGAAAATAAGCGGGCTACACGTTTTAAAAAATATCAGTATGGTAGAGATCCACCATTTTTAAAAAAAATCACAACACACTCACAATAAATAATTTTATAACTTAATAAACACAAAAATGAAAAATTTAAATAAAATATTATCTCTCGCAATTATTGCAATGTTAACATTTGCTTGCTCTGATGATGACGATGCACTTGATGCACAAGCACCTGTTATTGAACTTATGGAACCAGCTGTAAACTCAGAATTTGAGCCTGGTGAAATGCTACACATCCATGCAGAAATTACTGACGATGTACAACTGTCATCGTATAGAATTGATATTCACTTTGGTGGCGACGGCCATACACACCGACCAGTTGCCAATGCAGAAATGGGATACATGGAATGGAGTTATGATGAAACAGGAACAATTTCAGGTACTTCACATTCTTTAGAAAAAGATATCGAAATTCCACATCACATCATGCATGATGGCGTTGAACATGAAATAGAAGCTGGAGAATACCACATCGGTATTTTTATTATCGATGCAACAGGTAATGAAACAGAACTCTTTAGAACCATTGAAGTTCACCACCATGCTGAAGGCGGCGGCCATGACCATGGTTAAAATATTAAACCGTGATTTAAAACGAGGTAATGATGCATTACCTCGTTTTTTTATTTAATATAAACGGTTTTTCTATTTACAAATTCTAAAATACCTTCATCTGATAATTCTCGACCATAACCAGAGCGTTTTGTACCGCCAAAAGGTAATCTAGGGTCACTTTTTACTAGCTCATTAACAAATA contains the following coding sequences:
- a CDS encoding TonB-dependent receptor, producing the protein MQIKHLSLLLLLFFSFITFSQTKCDYSIEVKLVNASDLSPIYGVVVKFTEINKTYLSNQQGYLTIENVCEPLAHLEILSQFYKAKTIEVDLRKQSQITVKLEELQQELAEVIVQNDIAPQQQINQLNATQIESQFSGSLAKSLDEIPGVNSIEIGAGSSKPTIRGFSFNRVLVTENGMRHEGQQWGSDHGLEVDALSVEDVEVIKSASALAYGSDAIGGVIKLNTNKAPQEEGLSGNYKLFLRSINNTITNNINLAYKKDNWFAKLKGTLTDYGDYNLPTDTINYLSVNMPVENRRLKNTAGKERNIMFTGGFVSDKFNSSISLSRNYFKAGFFPGAHGVPSVTRVIDDGDRRNIELPFQNSTHFKITNQNTWIFKNANLKLNLSYQNNLRQEWSDFNTHYSSQEPPETDADSELEFDLNTYEINLEHNYFHSKKHNLTTGIQLQSQKNAIKGFNFLLPNYDRQMLGVFAIHSIQLNKKLSIDYGARLDLAKLNTEAFFDQRLFNYLLLRNNSEEVAIENAQRSQNINRDFENFNFNFSSNYKLNSKFNFELNLGTNFRLPTAIELSSNGIHHGSFRHERGNPELSPEKGYIIDGSANFKNDELNISFSPYLYYFTNYIYLNPSGIFSKLPHGGQINQYTESKALLTGFEIYYNHQITNRFSSSISLEYLWNTQLRDETEGNFALPFSPPNNALIKLNYDFKNYKSFKNTNLSFITEIAAAQNRTAQNEEATPGYEIFGLNLASQLQLKNFTANINLRVMNMFDTKYFNHTNFYRALEIPEMGRNIQLMLSIPF
- a CDS encoding DUF4625 domain-containing protein encodes the protein MKNLNKILSLAIIAMLTFACSDDDDALDAQAPVIELMEPAVNSEFEPGEMLHIHAEITDDVQLSSYRIDIHFGGDGHTHRPVANAEMGYMEWSYDETGTISGTSHSLEKDIEIPHHIMHDGVEHEIEAGEYHIGIFIIDATGNETELFRTIEVHHHAEGGGHDHG